A portion of the Fibrobacter succinogenes genome contains these proteins:
- a CDS encoding CinA family protein: MMNETINIEHEIHELAIKIKEELIKRGEMMATAESCTGGLIASSIVNEPGSSAIFKGGIVAYQNEIKHDMLGVSDEILEKYGAVSEQTVKAMAEGARKAFHCEWAVATSGIAGPTGAEPGKPVGTVWMCVANSLQNEAFCEIFAGNRGQIREKSVYKIMSKLLFLLNSQKSTCTKVH; this comes from the coding sequence ATGATGAACGAAACAATCAATATCGAACACGAAATTCACGAACTGGCCATAAAGATCAAAGAAGAACTGATCAAGCGCGGAGAAATGATGGCAACAGCGGAATCCTGCACAGGCGGGCTTATCGCATCGAGCATTGTCAACGAGCCGGGTTCTTCTGCGATTTTCAAGGGCGGAATCGTTGCCTACCAGAACGAAATCAAGCATGACATGCTGGGGGTAAGCGATGAAATCCTCGAGAAATACGGTGCTGTCAGCGAACAGACCGTAAAAGCCATGGCCGAAGGCGCCCGCAAAGCATTCCATTGCGAATGGGCGGTTGCCACTTCGGGAATTGCGGGGCCAACCGGTGCAGAACCGGGAAAACCCGTCGGTACAGTATGGATGTGTGTCGCCAATAGTTTGCAAAATGAAGCCTTTTGCGAGATTTTTGCAGGAAATCGTGGACAAATCCGTGAAAAAAGCGTGTATAAGATAATGAGCAAGCTTCTTTTTTTACTGAATAGCCAAAAAAGCACTTGCACAAAAGTTCACTAA